One Verrucomicrobiota bacterium genomic window carries:
- a CDS encoding Gfo/Idh/MocA family oxidoreductase: MSSEKLRVAVLGAGSLGKEHARLYAELAASGAVEFAGVFDVNAESARKVAEKCRTRVFDSADAAAAAADAVSIVTPTTTHFALARSLLAQGRHVLVEKPMTDNTAQAAELVQLAQQRGCVLQVGHVERFNPVFSYLETAAPEPRFIECHRLSPYPARSTDIGVVLDLMIHDLDVVLAFVRSPVTSVDAVGIPVLSKSEDIANARLRFANGCVANLTASRVSPERLRKIRVFSGGAQPSYVSLDYRAQEGFIYRIARDGEQESSVLKTLLAVTHIKDAAIVSEFAGKKIVREPVPIAKDEPLKLELQHFVECVRAKRTPRVSGESAKEALDLAFDITRQVGANTTDP; encoded by the coding sequence ATGTCCTCGGAAAAACTCAGGGTCGCCGTCCTCGGCGCCGGCTCGCTCGGCAAGGAGCACGCGCGGCTCTACGCGGAGCTCGCGGCGTCCGGCGCGGTCGAGTTCGCGGGCGTTTTCGACGTGAACGCAGAGAGCGCCCGGAAGGTCGCCGAGAAGTGCCGCACGCGGGTGTTCGACTCCGCGGACGCCGCCGCCGCCGCCGCGGACGCCGTGAGCATCGTCACGCCGACCACCACGCACTTCGCGCTTGCGAGGTCGTTGCTTGCACAGGGCCGGCACGTGCTCGTCGAGAAGCCGATGACCGACAACACCGCGCAGGCCGCGGAACTGGTGCAACTCGCGCAGCAACGCGGCTGCGTGCTGCAGGTCGGCCACGTCGAGCGGTTCAATCCTGTCTTCAGCTATCTCGAAACGGCCGCGCCCGAGCCGCGCTTCATCGAGTGCCACCGCCTTTCGCCGTATCCCGCGCGCAGCACGGACATCGGCGTCGTGCTCGACCTGATGATCCACGACCTCGACGTCGTGCTCGCCTTTGTGCGGTCGCCGGTCACAAGCGTGGACGCCGTGGGCATCCCGGTGCTGAGCAAGTCCGAGGACATCGCCAACGCCCGGCTGCGCTTTGCCAACGGCTGCGTCGCCAACCTCACCGCGAGCCGCGTGAGCCCCGAGCGCCTGCGCAAGATTCGCGTCTTCAGCGGCGGCGCGCAGCCCAGCTACGTCTCGCTGGACTACCGTGCGCAGGAAGGCTTCATCTACCGCATCGCCCGCGACGGGGAACAGGAATCATCCGTGCTCAAAACGTTGCTTGCGGTCACGCACATCAAGGACGCCGCCATCGTGAGCGAGTTCGCCGGGAAAAAGATCGTGCGGGAGCCCGTGCCCATCGCAAAGGATGAGCCGCTCAAACTCGAGCTGCAGCACTTCGTCGAGTGCGTCCGCGCGAAACGGACCCCGCGCGTGAGCGGCGAATCCGCGAAGGAGGCGCTCGACCTTGCGTTCGATATCACCCGGCAGGTCGGCGCGAACACGACGGATCCTTGA